The Pyrus communis chromosome 9, drPyrComm1.1, whole genome shotgun sequence genome has a segment encoding these proteins:
- the LOC137745327 gene encoding NADH dehydrogenase [ubiquinone] 1 alpha subcomplex subunit 1, producing the protein MSLVWMEALLPLGIIAGMLCVMGNAQYYIHKAAHGRPKHIGNDMWDVAMERRDKKLVEQAFAHIQN; encoded by the exons ATGTCACTGGTATGGATGGAAGCGCTACTTCCTCTCGGAATCATAGCCGGAATGCTATGCGTCATGGGAAATGCTCAGTATTATATCCACAAAGCGGCCCATGGCCGG CCTAAGCACATTGGGAACGACATGTGGGACGTCGCGATGGAGAGAAGGGACAAGAAGCTCGTCGAGCAGGCGTTTGCCCATATCCAGAATTAG